The DNA sequence ATTCAGCCGCAGTCAAGTCGCGGTAATCACGGCCACGGTAGGTGCGTGTACTCGGCGTGCCGGGAGGGTAGAAGCCTTCGCCCAGCTTTTCGTGAAAGCCCCAGTTGCGGTTGGGGGCACTGTAAACATCGCCTTTGCCCCAGCGCTCGTTGGCGACTTCGCTCTCGAACAGGGCGACGAGTGAGCCGCGGATGCGGAACGTTTTGCCGCCCCAGTTTTCCAGGAAGCGCGGGAAGTTTTCCACCCCGCCACTGTAGGATTTCGAACCGGTTTTGCCCGATGGCACCAGACCGGTCAGCACGGCGGCGGAGACTTCGGTAAAGCTCGACGCGTTACGGCTGGACTGGCCTTTGGCGCTGTTGGCGTCCGACCAATTGGTGCTCAGGAAGGTGACTGCGTCGGCAATGAGGGCAGAGGGTGCCTCGCCGTTGGTTTTGGCAAAATTACTGGATGAGTCCGGCTCGGTGGGCGAGCCGGTGCTGGCATTACCATCCGCATTGTAGTGCCCCTGCACGTACATTGCTTGGTTGGTGGCAAAGCTGGTGCCATAGACGCCCTTGCTTTGGCCATAGCTCGGGTTGGGGATTTCCTTGGCGTTGGTCAGCTTCACGCCCCAGCCTTCGATGGCGGGGTTAACATTGTCTTTGCGGGTGGTGGTGGCGTTTTGCTGGGGGAACTCGACGTAAACTACGCCGTTCCACCAACTGGCGGGCTGACCACCGCTCGACCAATCGCTACTGTCGTTGTTGTGCACGATGGTGCGCAGCTGACCGACGTCGACATCGACAATATTCAGATCCGCGCCTTCGCGCTTGTCGTGCAGGCCGGAAGTGACGGTCTCGCTGCTACCGCTGCCGGTGCTCGCAAATTTCTTTACGGAAACAAAGCTAGTTTTGGGTTCAATGACAGTCTTTTTCGGATTGCCGGCGGCATCGTAGGTGAGGTTGCCGTCGCCATCGCGCTGGTAGCTATACATGCTGACGTTCCCCGTGGCACTGACGGAGACGGTGAGCCCGGCCTTGTAAGAAAACTTTTGCTTCTCCACTTCGTTGCGCTCGATCGCGGCCTGATAGCCAGTGGGGTTGGTGACTTTGTCGGGGATGGCGAGGTCGGCTTTTTTCAGTGTTGGCTGAATGAGCTGGTAAGCGTAGTTGAGCGACTCCTTGGCCGAGGTGCCGGAGTTGGTATCTTCCACGTAATCCATGACGCCAACCGGGTTCTGCGCGCTGATGCCGTGCGCTTTGTTGAGCAGGTTGCCATCAAAGAGTTGGCTGGCAATGGAGGCCCAGTTGTTCGCGGTGCTGATCAGCCAATCGCCACTGTGCAAATCCCGGGCTTCTTTTTCCCAAGTGCTGTCTTCCTTCATGGAAATCAGCTTGCCGTCGCGGTTGGTAAACTTCACGTCGCCGTTGCTGTTGCCCTGGCCGGACTCGCCACGGCGACCGTGGAAGATGTCACCCGCAGCTGTCACTTTGTTGTGGAACGTGAGCCCGCTGTTGGACTGGATGAACATGTCGCCATTGGAGTGGACGTTGCCATAAATATTCATGGTCGGCCCCGGGGCGATTTCCATCGGCAAGTTGTAGAAAATGGCATGGGCAAAGAGGGGGGCGTCGCGGACCTCAAGCAGCTGGCGGGTGTAGGCCGTGGAGCCGTTTTCATCGGTCCAGCCCTTGCGGTTGACGGTGGCCTTGGCCAGGATTTCCACGGCGCGGATAAAGGTCATTGTGCCGGCGAGCGGGTCGTTTTCGTTGCCGGGAATCCGTGGGTCGATGAAGCGCCAGGTGCCTTGCTGGACGGGCCCGCCGATGACCTCGACCGGCTCGCTGTTGTAGGCGTCCATGGTGGCATAGGTGGTGACTGATGGGTTGAGCAAATTGGTGTTGGGCGCATTGACATCCCCCACGTAGCGGGTGATGAATTCCGCTGGCACGCCGAGGGGATTCTTCTTGGGCGATAGCTCATCGACCGGGAATGCCACGCGGTTGTCGAAGCGCTCCTGCAGGTCGGCAAAGCTGGCCTGCAACAACGTTTCCGCAGCCAGGCGTGCCTCGTGATACATGCTGGCGCGCTTGTTGAGGCTGGACTCGTGGCGGACCAGGCGCAGGGCTGCGAACACAACGGCTCCCAGCGCGGTGGCGATGATCAACACCAGCATAATGGTGTTACCAGGGCGGCGATTGGTTTTCATAGCTTTATCCTCTCGGTGAAATGGACAGGTTATAGGTGTTGGTCACTTCCTGAGCATTATTGCCATGCAGGATTTCTCCGTTGACCACGGTGACCTTGCCTTGCTGGTAGTTGGTAAATAAGCGGCCGTTGGCGATGCCGCGTGAAAGCTCAATCACGATTGGGTAATCACCCGAATCATCTGCGGCCAGCTTGGTCAGCATTTGTTCGATGGAGGTATCGCTGGCATTTACATAGTCGCTCGAATCCTCGGCCGACCAAGCCAGACGATACACCGGCCCGGCACCGTCCTCTTCGTCATCGGATGCTTTGCGGAAGTAAACAATCACGCTGGTGTAGTGCTCCGGGTCGTCCGCATTGGGGTGGGGCTGAAGCGTGGCGAGCACCAGGCAGTCGCCGCTTTGGCCGTCGTCGCGGCGATCACCGCCGGAGTTGCGGTCTTCCGTGGCAAAGCTCGAGTAAATAATGGCGGCGTTGGAGGAGCGGGTCTCAGCGGCCAGGCGCATGGTAAAGCTGCGGACATCCTCGGAGATCTCGGATTTTTCCGTGCCCCAGAATACCCCCCGCGCGACGTCGAGCATGAACGTCATCATGCCGACGGACAACAGCGCGACCAGCAGCACGGAAAAGATGATTTCCGTGAGCGTAAATCCCTGGCGCGCCTTGGAACGTGTGGTGTGTTGCATCTGCGTGTTCATGATGGCCCCTAGTAGGTGGAGACTTTTTCGCAGTTAAAGCTGCGCACTTCGCCGGAGTATTCTTTCTTCGTGGTCGGGTGTTTCCAGGTGTAGTCCACCTCAAACCAGAAACCGTCGAAATCCGTGGCTTCGTCCACCTGCATATTGATGATGACTTCGAGCTCTTTCTTGGCCGTGCCGTCGGCATTGGAAATAATCGGCACCAGCACCGCGGTGTCTTTGGACAGCGGCAGGTTGAAGTTCTCGCCAAAGCCGATCAAGAACGTGTGGTATTTCTCACCTTCGCCATTCACCGGCGGGTTGAGCAGTGCCTCCGTTTCGATGCTTTTTAGCTGCTCCAGAAAGCTGATCGCCACATTGAGCGCGGCCGACTCGTAGAGATTGTTTTCCGCATCGGCGCGCACGGTGAACACAGCCCCGATGATGCCACCCGCCAGGATGACAAAGATTACCATGGCAATCATGACTTCCGTCAGGGTCAGACCCCTGTGTAGGTTGCACGGTATGTTAGCTGAGCGCCTCGTCTGCATAGTTCGATGTAACTAAACGGCAGATTAATATAGAAGGATATAGGGTCAAATGGCAAAACTTTAGCGGGCCCGGTTTTACCTGATTTTGCCAAATCCAGAACAAGGCTTTTGCAAAAATCGGGACTTTGCCCACCCTGCGAGGCATTCATTGCCTGATATTTTGAGAAAAATGCCCCCGATTGTGCGTCGGGGTCGATTTTCGCCGGTCAGTCTGGACATTGCCCCGGAATATGCTTTCCTACCCCAAACTTGATTTAGAAATGACCAATACGCGACGCTTAGCTACATTCTTACTTTTTGCATTCATGGGACTGTTCGCAGCCCCAGCCGCCTTGGCGGCAGGAGGCGGTGGCCAAGGCGCTGAACCGAGCAATTTCCCCACGCCACTCTCCACCTACATGGACCAGGAGGAGGAGATGGCCGCCGAGAAAGGCGTGGAGCAGCTAACCCTTGGCGAAACCCTGATGCACCGCGCCAAGGAGAACCCCTTCAACGTCGTGGCAACGGTGATCTTCCTGCTCGCCGTCGCGCATACCTTCATGTGCGCGAAGTTCAACAAGATGGCGCACCACTACGAGCACGAGCATCAGGAAAAGCTCAAGAAAGAGGGTAAGCATTACCCCGCTGGCAAGGAGCCGGTTTCGTTCAAGGCCACACTGTTTCACTTCCTCGGAGAAGTGGAGGCGATCTTTGGTATCTGGGTGGTGCCGCTGTTTCTGGCGATTGTTTTTGCCCCGGCGCACGGCTGGAGCGACGCGGTGGCCTACATTGATTCGCGTAACTACGTGGAGCCGATTTTCGTGGTCGTGATTATGGCGATCGCCTCGACGCGTCCGGTGGTGAAGTTCGCCGAATCCTGCCTGCGCATTTTTGCGAATCTCGGCAAGGGCACGCCGCTGGCCTGGTGGTTGTCCATCATGACCGTGGCTCCATTGCTTGGCTCCTTTATTACGGAGCCTGCCGCGATGACGATTGCTGCGATGTTGCTCGGCCAACAGTTTTACAAGCTCAAGCCCTCCAAGAAACTTTGCTACGCAACGCTCGGTTTGCTCTTCGTCAACATCTCCGTGGGGGGCACGTTGACGCACTTTGCCGCGCCGCCGGTGCTGATGGTCGCCGTGCCGTGGGGCTATGACATGCCCTTTATGTTCACGCACTTTGGCTGGCGTGCGATCCTCGGTATCCTCATTGCGAATTCGCTCTACTTCATGATTTTCCGCAAGGAACTCAGCGCACTGCGTCATGGCATTGTTGCAGAGGGCGATGAGGAAGTCGAAGAGCCCGTACCGGCTTGGGTCATTCTGGTGCACCTCGGCTTCCTGGCCTGGACGGTGATTACGCTGCACCATCCGCCATTTTTCGTGGGCGCATTCCTGTTCTTCCTCGGTTTCACTAAGGCGACCGAGCACCACCAGTATGATTTGAACATCAAGAGCCCGATGCTAGTGGGTTTCTTCCTTGCGGGCCTCGTGATCCATGGCGGGTTGCAGGGTTGGTGGATCGCGCCGGTGCTCTCCAGCATGGGTGAGACTGCGCTCTTCTGCATGGCCACGGTCCTGACTGCGTTTAACGACAATGCCGCGATTACCTTCCTGGCCTCACAGGTGCCGGCGTTCAGCCCGGTGGAAATCCACCATGGGGTGCAAACCGTCAAGGAAGGGGCCGATTTGGCCTACGCGCAAAGCCTGCAATACGCGGTGCTTGCTGGCGCGGTGACCGGCGGTGGTCTGACGGTGATTGCGAATGCGCCGAATCCAGCTGGTCAAAGCATCCTCAACAAGTATTTCGATGGAGGCATCAACCCGATGGGCTTGCTGCTGGGCGCGCTGATCCCGACGCTGATCATGAGCGTCTGCTTCATCGTGATTCCTCATTAATGTCTTTATCCGCGCCGTCTGCTTCTCGATGAGATAGTAGACGGTGTCGGGCAACAACGCGAAGCGCTTGGCAACCCGTAAAGGCGGTTGCCTTGCGTTATTGGGCGTTCACAAGGAGCGGCGTTACTCAAAGGGCATCACCGGCTGGAGGTGGCGTATCATAGGTCGACGCGGTGGGCAAATTGATCAGCGTGAGAAGGAAATTAGGGGCTGATTAAGTGCAATCACTCGGAGATAAAGCGGGGGCGGATTGAAATTGCCCCCGGATGCATGTCAGATGATTTGCGAAAACATATTATTGGAACTGCGATTGATGTCGATCAACGTATCTGATACTTTTAACACTAAGTGGACAAAAAGACTTTCAGCGGCAAACTTCAGGAAATGCGAAAAAGTGGTTTCGTCACTCAGCTTCAGCGCGCCCTGGATCAGACCAAGTGGCGACTGCGCGGCATGAAGGTCTATGCGCTGGTGGGCAAGGCCGGGACCGGTAAAAGCTTCCGCGCTCGGCTGATCGCTGACTCGCGCCGCATTGGTGCGATCATTGACGACGGATTGCTGATCCACCGCGGTAAGATCATCGCCGGTCATTCCGCCAAGCGGGAGAGCACATATATGGCAGCCGTTAAAACGGCGATGTTTCACGACGTGAAGCACCGTGATGCGATGAAAGTTGCCCTGCGTGAATTGAAGGCTGATGGCGTGCTGCTGCTGGGAACGAGCGAAAAAATGGTCCGCCGTAACTGCCTGACCCTCGGCCTGCCGGAGCCCTGCGAAATCCTGCGCATTGAGGACATTGCGACTCGCGATGAGATCGAGACCGCGCAGCGCGAACGCAGCTCGGGCAAACACGTGATCCCCATCCCGGTGATTGAGATTCAGCAGGCTTACCCCAAGCTTTGGGCACGCTCGCTCAAGGTGTGGTTTGAGCGCGGCATGTGCAAGCTGACGCAGAACAAGTCTTACGACAAAACCGTTGTCCGCCCGCGCTTTAACCCGAAGGGCTCCATTACGATTTCAGAAACGGCGCTCACGCAAATGATCCTCCACTGCATGCTGGAGGAGGCCCCCGAGCTGACCGCCCGCAAAATCAAGATCAAGGAGACGCCCGAAGGCTTTCGCATCCAGATGAAGGTCTCCCTGCCTTTTGGGCAGGAAGCCATTCAAACCTGTGCCGACCTGCGCGACTACATCATCCGGCAGGTGGAAAATTTTACCGGTATCCAAATCGAGGAGCTCTCGATTCAGATCGATTCCGTGACGGGCAAGCCGTTTAAGTCTCCGTCGCGCAATTAAGCGCCGACCCGGCTTTGGCCGCGTGAGGCATTTTCCAGGCCGTGATCGGGCTCCTTCATGTCATCCGGATTGATGCTGTCCATCACTTCGCGCCAGCTCTTGCCATCCGCAGGATCGGTGCTGAGTGGGATTGCGACCGACGAAGCTTCAAAGCTGAACACGCGAATCGGCGAATCGCCCCAGGCAGCATCTCCGGTAAAGCGCAGCGCGCGGACGCTTTGCTTGACGGGTAGCACGACGAGGCGGCGCTGGTTGTCCTCCGTGGTGTGCAAGGTCTCCCACTGACCATCGGCGGTTTGCGCCTCAATGCGGAACGCCTTGACC is a window from the Cerasicoccus sp. TK19100 genome containing:
- a CDS encoding PulJ/GspJ family protein; translation: MNTQMQHTTRSKARQGFTLTEIIFSVLLVALLSVGMMTFMLDVARGVFWGTEKSEISEDVRSFTMRLAAETRSSNAAIIYSSFATEDRNSGGDRRDDGQSGDCLVLATLQPHPNADDPEHYTSVIVYFRKASDDEEDGAGPVYRLAWSAEDSSDYVNASDTSIEQMLTKLAADDSGDYPIVIELSRGIANGRLFTNYQQGKVTVVNGEILHGNNAQEVTNTYNLSISPRG
- a CDS encoding type IV pilus modification PilV family protein, whose product is MQTRRSANIPCNLHRGLTLTEVMIAMVIFVILAGGIIGAVFTVRADAENNLYESAALNVAISFLEQLKSIETEALLNPPVNGEGEKYHTFLIGFGENFNLPLSKDTAVLVPIISNADGTAKKELEVIINMQVDEATDFDGFWFEVDYTWKHPTTKKEYSGEVRSFNCEKVSTY
- a CDS encoding putative Na+/H+ antiporter, with translation MGLFAAPAALAAGGGGQGAEPSNFPTPLSTYMDQEEEMAAEKGVEQLTLGETLMHRAKENPFNVVATVIFLLAVAHTFMCAKFNKMAHHYEHEHQEKLKKEGKHYPAGKEPVSFKATLFHFLGEVEAIFGIWVVPLFLAIVFAPAHGWSDAVAYIDSRNYVEPIFVVVIMAIASTRPVVKFAESCLRIFANLGKGTPLAWWLSIMTVAPLLGSFITEPAAMTIAAMLLGQQFYKLKPSKKLCYATLGLLFVNISVGGTLTHFAAPPVLMVAVPWGYDMPFMFTHFGWRAILGILIANSLYFMIFRKELSALRHGIVAEGDEEVEEPVPAWVILVHLGFLAWTVITLHHPPFFVGAFLFFLGFTKATEHHQYDLNIKSPMLVGFFLAGLVIHGGLQGWWIAPVLSSMGETALFCMATVLTAFNDNAAITFLASQVPAFSPVEIHHGVQTVKEGADLAYAQSLQYAVLAGAVTGGGLTVIANAPNPAGQSILNKYFDGGINPMGLLLGALIPTLIMSVCFIVIPH